The Triticum dicoccoides isolate Atlit2015 ecotype Zavitan chromosome 6A, WEW_v2.0, whole genome shotgun sequence genome has a window encoding:
- the LOC119317382 gene encoding uncharacterized protein LOC119317382, with amino-acid sequence MARHAKTDSDVTSLAPSSPPRSPRRPAYYVHSPAASHPDVVASGGGCCGGGGAAADKMSLAGSTPAESPLHYHFHHSGAATHHSRESSTGRLLFSDQLRSGGPAGAVPWRRLGHGSGAGSLGDDDDDEDGGRPGSQSPWRCYALAASAFVAVFAFFLLVLWGASKSYKPHVDVKSVVFESYHIQGGTDRTGVPTRMMSVNATVRLRFRNRGTFFGLHVTAAPFHLFFDDLTVASGNMKEFYQARKSGRVVTVSVAGKQVPLYGAGANLHSKPNNGRLGPAVVPVRLAFVLRARAHILGLLLRSKFYRRGVCRLDVREAHLGKPVPGVAARCEYHDGR; translated from the exons ATGGCACGGCACGCCAAGACGGACTCGGACGTAACGAGCTtggcgccgtcgtcgccgccgcgctCCCCGCGCCGCCCGGCGTACTACGTCCACAGCCCCGCCGCCTCCCACCCGGACGTCGTGGCCTCCGGCggcggctgctgcggcggcggcggcgccgcggcCGACAAGATGTCGCTCGCCGGCTCCACCCCGGCCGAGTCCCCGCTCCACTACCACTTCCACCACTCCGGCGCCGCGACGCACCACTCCCGCGAGTCCTCCACCGGCCGCCTCCTCTTCTCCGACCAGCTCCGCTCGGGCGGCCCCGCGGGGGCCGTGCCCTGGCGCCGCCTCGGGCACGGCAGCGGCGCCGGGAGCctcggggacgacgacgacgacgaggacggaGGCCGGCCCGGGTCGCAGTCGCCGTGGAGGTGCTACGCGCTGGCGGCGTCCGCGTTCGTCGCCGTCTTCGCCTTCTTCCTGCTGGTGCTGTGGGGCGCGAGCAAGTCATACAAGCCCCACGTCGATGTCAAG AGCGTGGTGTTCGAGTCGTACCACATCCAGGGCGGGACGGACCGGACGGGCGTGCCCACCAGGATGATGTCGGTCAACGCGACAGTCAGGCTGCGCTTCCGCAACCGGGGCACCTTCTTCGGCCTCCACGTCACCGCCGCGCCATTCCACCTCTTCTTCGacgacctcaccgtcgcctccgGGAAC ATGAAGGAGTTCTACCAGGCGCGGAAGAGCGGGCGGGTGGTGACGGTGTCCGTGGCGGGGAAGCAGGTCCCGCTCTACGGCGCGGGCGCCAACCTGCACAGCAAGCCCAACAACGGCCGCCTCGGCCCCGCGGTGGTGCCCGTCAGGCTGGCCTTCGTGCTCCGGGCGCGCGCGCacatcctcggcctcctcctccgctcCAAGTTCTACCGCCGGGGCGTCTGCCGCCTTGACGTCCGTGAGGCCCACCTCGGCAAGCCCGTGCCCGGCGTCGCCGCCCGCTGCGAGTACCACGACGGGAGGTGA